A single Populus alba chromosome 7, ASM523922v2, whole genome shotgun sequence DNA region contains:
- the LOC118030532 gene encoding protein ALTERED PHOSPHATE STARVATION RESPONSE 1 has protein sequence MGCCYSRIEREEMVSRCKARKRYMKQLVKARQSLSASHAMYIRSLRSTGSALLQFSNTETDLHLHHHHHHHRRLPPIHPSPPPLPPTPLPPPPPPMSPGSDTWTTTTTATAASPLPPPPPPPPPVAASSWDFWDPFVPPPQRSMEEEEEEWEEVTTTTTASEMVAVVPPSVVSGFSKETASGSGSELAMVVSRNSKDLVEIIKEVDEYFLKAADAGGQLSCVLEVSSPNLSASQSKGGKGYNYGCRLASPSLWTWGSSPKLNGFGKISEEMVVSHGGSGGAAHVSHCSTVERLYAWEKKLFLEVKNAESLKIEHEKKLALLRKLEVKRVEYVKTEKTKKEVEKLQSQMMVATQAIESISTEIIKLRETELFPQLLELVKGSMCMWRSMYELHQVQTHIVQQLKYLNTIPSTEPTSEIHRQSTLQLELEVHQWHQSFCNVVKAQRDYIQSLTGWLRLSLFQFSKNPISRTSQESRIYSLCEEWHHAVDRIPDKVASEGIKSFLAVIHAIVVQQAEEHKQKKKSESAFKEFEKKAAELRSLESKYGPYSMLETPSTTRKKDPVMEKRAKVEISRAKAEEEKSKHEKSISITRSMTMNNLQMGFPHVFQAMVGFSSVCMNAFESLYNQAKNADQEHDVKLLLP, from the exons ATGGGTTGTTGTTACTCaagaatagagagagaagagatgGTGTCAAGATGCAAAGCAAGGAAGAGATACATGAAACAACTTGTCAAAGCAAGACAATCTCTTTCTGCTTCACATGCAATGTACATCCGTTCACTTCGCAGTACTGGATCAGCCCTTCTACAGTTCTCCAACACTGAAACcgacctccacctccaccaccaccaccaccatcaccgcCGCCTCCCACCCATCCATCCCTCCCCTCCACCACTACCACCCACCCCACTACCACCTCCCCCACCTCCCATGAGCCCAGGCTCAGACACATGGACAACCACAACCACCGCAACCGCTGCCTCCCCGCTTCCGCCCCCTCCTCCACCGCCTCCACCAGTGGCGGCGTCGAGTTGGGATTTCTGGGACCCCTTTGTCCCTCCTCCGCAGAGGtcaatggaggaggaggaggaggagtggGAGGAGgtgaccaccaccaccactgcATCGGAGATGGTAGCGGTGGTTCCACCTTCGGTGGTTAGTGGGTTTTCGAAAGAGACTGCTAGTGGAAGTGGGAGTGAGCTTGCTATGGTGGTTTCAAGAAATAGTAAAGATTTGGTGGAGATCATTAAAGAAGTCGATGAATATTTTCTTAAAGCTGCTGATGCTGGTGGtcaactttcttgtgttttggaAGTTTCAAGCCCTAACTTGTCAGCAAGTCAAAGCAAAGGAG GTAAAGGTTATAATTATGGATGCCGTTTGGCCAGTCCATCATTGTGGACATGGGGTTCAAGTCCAAAGCTTAATGGGTTTGGAAAGATTAGTGAGGAAATGGTTGTTAGTCATGGAGGAAGCGGGGGCGCAGCTCATGTTAGTCATTGTTCAACGGTGGAGAGATTGTATGCCTGGGAGAAGAAGCTCTTCCTGGAGGTCAAG AATGCTGAGAGTTTGAAAATTGAGCATGAGAAGAAGTTGGCATTGCTGAGGAAGCTAGAGGTGAAGAGGGTTGAGTATGTAAAGACCGAGAAGACCAAGAAAGAAGTGGAGAAGTTGCAGTCCCAAATGATGGTCGCCACTCAGGCCATCGAGTCCATTTCCACGGAAATCATCAAATTAAGGGAGACAGAGCTTTTCCCTCAACTCCTTGAGCTTGTAAAAGG GTCAATGTGCATGTGGAGAAGCATGTACGAGTTGCACCAGGTCCAAACACACATTGTTCAGCAGCTCAAATATCTCAACACAATCCCATCTACTGAGCCGACATCTGAGATTCATAGGCAGTCGACTCTCCAGCTTGAGCTTGAGGTCCACCAATGGCACCAATCATTCTGCAATGTAGTCAAGGCACAGCGGGATTACATTCAGTCCCTCACAGGCTGGCTGCGACTAAGCCTTTTCCAGTTCAGCAAAAACCCAATTTCAAGAACCAGCCAGGAATCAAGAATTTATTCCCTTTGTGAAGAATGGCACCATGCAGTTGATCGGATTCCTGACAAAGTGGCTTCTGAAGGAATCAAGAGCTTCTTAGCGGTAATTCATGCTATTGTAGTTCAACAAGCAGAAGAGCATAAGCAAAAGAAGAAGTCAGAATCTGCGTTCAAGGAGTTTGAGAAGAAGGCTGCTGAGCTTAGATCCTTGGAGAGCAAGTATGGTCCATACTCGATGCTTGAAACTCCTAGCACTACAAGGAAAAAAGACCCAGTTATGGAGAAACGAGCAAAGGTTGAGATCTCACGGGCAAAGGCAGAGGAAGAAAAGAGTAAGCATGAAAAGTCAATTAGCATAACCAGGTCAATGACAATGAACAATCTCCAGATGGGATTCCCACATGTTTTTCAGGCAATGGTAGGTTTTTCGAGTGTGTGCATGAATGCCTTTGAATCGCTATACAACCAAGCCAAAAATGCAGACCAAGAGCATGATGTGAAGCTGCTGCTACCCTGA